Proteins encoded by one window of Candidatus Aramenus sp. CH1:
- a CDS encoding alpha/beta hydrolase, producing MELLENYVEVGGAKIHYIERGKGRPVILHHGARFNARTWEETGTVSAIAEVGFRAISVDFPGFGRSERGNFSNLSEFIGEFVKALGLERPILLGASMGGEAVLAYAVDNREKVGGLILVGAVGVTNYESNLSNLDGLPVLLIWGKNDTVSPKRNYEAILGHVKTARLEIVGSQHACYLDDPKGFNEKIKEFLKGL from the coding sequence ATGGAACTTCTCGAGAACTACGTGGAAGTAGGGGGTGCTAAGATACATTATATAGAGAGGGGAAAAGGCAGGCCCGTTATCTTACACCACGGGGCCAGGTTCAATGCCAGGACGTGGGAAGAGACCGGGACCGTATCCGCAATAGCCGAAGTTGGCTTTAGGGCGATCTCTGTCGACTTTCCAGGGTTTGGTAGGTCGGAAAGAGGGAACTTTAGTAACCTTAGCGAGTTCATAGGGGAATTCGTGAAGGCGTTAGGGCTCGAGAGGCCAATACTTTTAGGGGCCTCTATGGGAGGTGAGGCTGTCCTGGCGTACGCCGTAGATAACCGGGAAAAGGTAGGAGGTCTAATACTAGTTGGAGCGGTAGGAGTCACAAATTACGAAAGTAATCTCTCAAACTTAGACGGATTGCCCGTGCTCTTAATATGGGGTAAAAACGACACAGTATCGCCCAAGAGAAACTACGAGGCCATTCTGGGACACGTTAAGACAGCTCGCCTAGAGATCGTTGGTAGTCAACATGCTTGCTACCTTGATGACCCGAAAGGGTTTAACGAAAAAATTAAGGAATTTCTGAAGGGCTTATGA
- a CDS encoding DUF2250 domain-containing protein, with the protein MEEELKSKLLEVLKDKRYLEVLRHLKKANVDYGKSIMLNTKIPIDQVVEILDRLEKLGLIERVHGATLKNTEAKFKLSSEVHKHHTYYKLTREGDHLLRNLDEKELINGYIDLVRGDDLAKNILKLADELNADHALTYAKLTHKTLEEIMPKLEELERIGLIEEAKAKIIKFGDRKSKPKKETRTHHKYYGLSRIGELVVREMKRKGLLGK; encoded by the coding sequence ATGGAAGAGGAACTCAAATCTAAACTCCTAGAAGTGCTCAAGGACAAGAGGTACTTAGAGGTACTGAGGCATCTGAAGAAGGCCAACGTGGACTACGGAAAGTCGATAATGCTCAACACTAAGATACCCATAGACCAGGTCGTGGAGATCCTTGATAGGCTGGAGAAGTTGGGCCTCATAGAAAGGGTTCATGGAGCTACCTTAAAGAACACTGAGGCCAAGTTCAAGTTGAGCTCGGAAGTCCATAAGCATCATACATACTACAAGCTGACAAGAGAAGGGGACCATCTACTCAGAAACCTAGACGAGAAGGAACTGATAAACGGATACATAGACCTGGTGAGGGGAGACGACCTAGCTAAAAATATACTTAAGCTAGCAGACGAGCTTAACGCTGATCATGCGTTAACCTACGCTAAGTTAACGCATAAGACTCTTGAGGAAATAATGCCCAAACTAGAGGAGCTCGAAAGAATAGGGCTCATAGAGGAGGCCAAAGCCAAGATAATAAAGTTCGGGGACAGAAAGTCTAAACCAAAGAAGGAGACAAGGACGCACCACAAGTACTACGGCCTATCTAGGATAGGGGAGTTGGTTGTAAGGGAAATGAAAAGGAAAGGACTGTTGGGTAAGTAG
- the meaB gene encoding methylmalonyl Co-A mutase-associated GTPase MeaB, translated as MNRELLKKAIEGDELSISRILTKIEYFSEEGMEYLEELSARAGRAYTIGITGSPGAGKSTLISTLIDHYTKEGLKVGVVMVDPSSPFSKGSFMGNRIRMQDKTMNKNVFIRSLASRGFLGGVSAEAIMLIEALDGLGFDRIILETVGSGQTDTDVVSVVHSILVLAIPGSGDEIQALKAGIMEIGDFYVVNKADKPEAEALYDSIKFAIESGETFWRDGWKPQVVKVSALKGMGIEELTKRLREHEEFVKSRGLFEKRVIERRHKLIELYLRRKLEAVLEETLKENRTVLSEYESKGINLNKAIREVYERFKQRI; from the coding sequence TTGAATCGTGAGCTCCTCAAAAAGGCAATAGAAGGAGACGAGCTCTCCATATCAAGGATCTTGACTAAGATAGAGTATTTTTCAGAGGAGGGAATGGAGTACCTAGAAGAGCTGAGCGCTAGGGCTGGAAGAGCGTACACTATAGGGATCACGGGATCCCCTGGGGCTGGCAAGAGCACTTTAATATCGACTCTGATTGACCACTACACCAAGGAGGGGTTAAAGGTTGGGGTAGTCATGGTAGACCCCTCAAGTCCCTTCTCCAAGGGCTCCTTCATGGGAAACAGAATAAGGATGCAGGACAAGACCATGAACAAAAACGTGTTCATAAGGAGCCTAGCTTCACGGGGGTTCCTAGGTGGAGTCTCGGCGGAGGCAATTATGTTAATAGAGGCTTTGGACGGTCTAGGTTTCGACAGGATAATCCTTGAAACTGTAGGTTCTGGGCAGACTGACACAGACGTTGTTTCGGTAGTTCACTCAATTCTAGTGTTGGCCATACCGGGAAGTGGTGACGAGATCCAAGCCCTTAAGGCGGGGATCATGGAAATAGGTGACTTCTACGTGGTCAACAAAGCCGACAAACCAGAGGCCGAGGCACTCTACGACTCCATTAAGTTCGCCATAGAGAGCGGTGAGACGTTCTGGAGAGATGGATGGAAGCCACAAGTGGTTAAGGTGAGCGCGCTTAAGGGAATGGGAATAGAGGAACTGACTAAACGGCTTAGGGAACACGAGGAGTTCGTCAAAAGCAGAGGCCTCTTCGAAAAGAGGGTAATCGAAAGGAGGCACAAGCTAATTGAGCTTTACTTAAGGAGGAAGTTAGAGGCCGTCCTAGAGGAGACACTCAAGGAAAACAGGACCGTGCTCTCGGAGTACGAAAGTAAGGGGATAAATTTGAATAAGGCTATTAGAGAAGTATACGAGAGGTTTAAACAGAGGATTTAG
- a CDS encoding cobalamin B12-binding domain-containing protein has protein sequence MEKRIKVIVAKLGLDGHDRGAKVIARALKDAGMEVVYTGLRQTPEQIVKTTVQEDADVIGISILSGAHLELVPRVVEYMKKYGLNDVGLVVGGVIPPQDIERLKEMGVDEVFLPGSSLKEVVEKVKSVASRKRGIKVES, from the coding sequence ATGGAAAAGAGGATTAAGGTAATCGTGGCCAAGCTTGGACTGGATGGACATGATAGGGGAGCAAAGGTAATTGCAAGGGCGCTAAAAGACGCAGGAATGGAAGTAGTTTACACGGGTCTTAGACAAACGCCAGAGCAGATAGTAAAGACGACAGTACAAGAAGACGCGGACGTGATAGGTATTAGTATCCTGAGCGGGGCTCACTTGGAGCTTGTTCCTAGGGTAGTTGAATACATGAAGAAGTACGGCTTAAACGACGTGGGACTAGTAGTGGGAGGAGTTATACCACCACAGGATATAGAGAGGCTAAAGGAGATGGGAGTGGACGAGGTGTTTTTGCCAGGATCCAGCTTAAAGGAAGTCGTCGAAAAAGTAAAGTCGGTTGCCTCCAGAAAGAGAGGTATTAAAGTTGAATCGTGA
- the rpiA gene encoding ribose 5-phosphate isomerase A, translating to MYDPKEVVANYALQQIPNRNVIGLGTGRTVRKLVEALARNGILESKTFVTSSIDTELLVSSYRGKVLSLFNGVKPEIYVDSFDVVYPQRDSYVMIKGGGGALLREKLLSFFSDHRVFIGESSKLKTSPPFKVPVEVVPVSVSYVMEKVREKYDISVREGEGKIGPVVSDNGNIILDLVLTRAEDLCKLDEELKRIPGVVETGVFCSHLYDEIVLGSPDGRLEVFKKS from the coding sequence GTGTACGATCCCAAGGAAGTTGTCGCAAATTACGCCCTACAGCAAATTCCCAACAGGAACGTAATAGGTTTGGGTACTGGCAGGACGGTTAGGAAGCTGGTAGAGGCTCTTGCAAGGAACGGCATTCTTGAGAGCAAGACCTTTGTCACGAGTTCCATAGACACCGAACTGTTAGTTTCTTCCTATCGAGGGAAGGTGTTATCACTGTTTAATGGGGTGAAGCCAGAGATATACGTGGACAGCTTTGACGTGGTCTACCCTCAACGCGACTCGTACGTGATGATAAAGGGCGGAGGGGGAGCCCTACTTAGGGAGAAACTGCTATCCTTTTTCTCGGACCATAGAGTGTTCATAGGAGAGTCCTCAAAGCTGAAGACCTCGCCCCCATTCAAGGTCCCAGTAGAAGTGGTACCCGTAAGCGTTAGCTACGTTATGGAGAAGGTGAGGGAAAAATACGATATATCAGTAAGGGAAGGTGAGGGAAAAATAGGGCCGGTCGTTTCAGATAACGGAAACATCATACTTGACTTGGTGTTAACTAGGGCAGAAGACCTTTGTAAGTTAGACGAGGAACTTAAGCGTATACCGGGAGTAGTTGAGACAGGGGTCTTCTGTAGCCACTTGTACGACGAAATAGTACTAGGTAGTCCAGATGGAAGACTCGAGGTCTTTAAAAAAAGCTGA
- a CDS encoding metal-binding protein yields MEDSRSLKKAEISVKQGRIVKLVSSDSYFSIFVFLGKDKSKDHILDEDSCDCKSFVFRRVYRGDGSCYHVMALKMAMERESYRTLRATSKEVFEVLLEIHAYGKSLKLRKLLVSQ; encoded by the coding sequence ATGGAAGACTCGAGGTCTTTAAAAAAAGCTGAAATCTCGGTCAAGCAAGGAAGGATAGTAAAGCTTGTGTCCTCTGACTCCTATTTCTCAATTTTCGTCTTCTTGGGAAAGGACAAAAGCAAAGACCACATACTGGACGAGGACTCCTGCGACTGCAAGTCCTTCGTGTTCAGAAGGGTATACAGGGGCGACGGTTCCTGCTACCACGTGATGGCCTTGAAAATGGCCATGGAGAGGGAGAGCTACAGAACGTTGAGGGCCACGTCTAAGGAGGTGTTTGAAGTTCTCCTGGAAATTCACGCTTACGGAAAATCATTAAAACTCAGAAAATTACTAGTTAGTCAATGA
- a CDS encoding transcription elongation factor, with protein sequence MGGKRKKRTKVIRPKPKLPKTFECPRCGRISISVEIKDGLAKIRCGSCNLYAEVEVPPVYDEANAYGKFLDLYLDGKLQIKENPEDNSEGENETEGESEEPHQASN encoded by the coding sequence ATGGGTGGTAAGAGGAAGAAGAGGACTAAGGTAATAAGGCCCAAACCAAAGCTACCTAAGACGTTTGAGTGCCCTAGATGCGGTAGGATATCCATTTCCGTGGAAATAAAGGACGGGTTAGCAAAAATAAGGTGCGGAAGCTGTAACTTGTACGCGGAGGTGGAGGTGCCTCCTGTTTACGACGAGGCTAACGCCTACGGGAAGTTCCTAGACCTCTACTTGGATGGTAAGTTGCAAATAAAAGAGAACCCAGAAGATAATAGTGAAGGGGAAAATGAAACTGAAGGGGAAAGTGAGGAACCACATCAAGCGTCTAATTAA
- a CDS encoding geranylgeranylglyceryl/heptaprenylglyceryl phosphate synthase yields MKLKGKVRNHIKRLINEGRILHFSLIDPDKVDDLSSLYNVSKELYEHGTSAFLVGGTLGVSSGKLDAILDLLDDFPIPKIIFPSNINLISQKADAILFMSLLNSDDLYYVIGAQVAAAPLIKKLDLETLPTAYLIVGHGGTAAHVGRARVIPYDNVDLAVAYSLAAQYMGMEFVYLEAGSGAPETVRPEMVQIVRRLSSVNVMVGGGIRSPERALELARAGANIIVTGNVIERDPHRAISIIESLGKVKVRE; encoded by the coding sequence ATGAAACTGAAGGGGAAAGTGAGGAACCACATCAAGCGTCTAATTAATGAAGGCAGAATCCTGCATTTTTCCTTAATAGACCCGGACAAGGTAGACGACTTATCCTCGCTCTACAACGTGAGCAAAGAGCTTTACGAACACGGTACCAGTGCCTTTCTGGTTGGAGGCACGTTAGGCGTCTCAAGCGGTAAACTTGACGCCATCCTTGACCTACTTGACGACTTCCCAATTCCAAAGATAATCTTCCCGAGCAACATAAACTTGATCTCGCAGAAGGCTGACGCGATCCTCTTTATGTCTCTCCTTAACTCGGACGACCTATATTACGTTATAGGTGCCCAAGTGGCTGCTGCTCCCCTTATCAAGAAGCTTGACCTAGAAACTCTACCCACCGCCTACCTAATTGTTGGCCATGGAGGGACTGCAGCGCACGTAGGGAGAGCCAGGGTAATCCCCTACGATAACGTGGATCTTGCTGTTGCCTACTCCCTAGCTGCGCAGTACATGGGTATGGAGTTCGTTTACCTAGAGGCTGGATCTGGAGCCCCCGAGACTGTGAGGCCAGAGATGGTCCAGATTGTGAGGAGGCTCTCCTCAGTGAACGTTATGGTAGGAGGGGGCATTAGGTCTCCGGAAAGGGCGCTGGAACTAGCTAGGGCTGGAGCAAACATAATAGTTACTGGAAACGTAATAGAAAGGGACCCGCACAGAGCGATAAGCATAATAGAAAGCCTGGGAAAAGTTAAAGTAAGGGAATGA
- a CDS encoding preprotein translocase subunit Sec61beta: MPATKKKKENIPLMSMAGLVRYYEEEHEKVKIDPKVVIIGSIVVIGIVIALSRLVPI, from the coding sequence ATGCCGGCTACAAAGAAAAAGAAGGAGAACATTCCGCTTATGTCTATGGCTGGCCTAGTGAGGTATTACGAAGAGGAACACGAAAAAGTTAAGATTGACCCTAAAGTGGTGATAATAGGCAGCATCGTAGTTATAGGGATAGTCATAGCCCTTTCTAGACTAGTTCCCATTTAA
- a CDS encoding CBS domain-containing protein — translation MIFDVKEIKRLRESLGITQAELAKRVGVSQSLIAKIENGKIDPKLSVVKKIFDELTTLMEINEYAERVMHSPVIVATLDESVKDIVGKMEKHGISQVPVVNSSFELVGIIYDYVILRKLAVKSPNDISVKDILAPLPPLLDPKTPVREVMKLLTKYSVALVVDKKLKPLGIITRSDLIGYLINSNRGPQ, via the coding sequence ATGATTTTTGACGTAAAGGAGATTAAGAGGCTTAGGGAAAGCTTGGGCATAACTCAAGCAGAGCTAGCCAAGAGAGTAGGCGTCTCCCAATCCCTTATAGCGAAGATAGAAAACGGGAAGATAGATCCAAAACTTTCAGTCGTAAAGAAAATATTTGACGAGCTTACCACCCTGATGGAGATTAACGAATATGCCGAAAGGGTCATGCACTCCCCTGTAATAGTGGCAACGTTAGACGAGAGCGTAAAGGATATAGTTGGCAAGATGGAAAAGCACGGCATATCCCAAGTACCGGTGGTCAATTCCTCCTTCGAACTGGTCGGGATAATATACGACTACGTTATTCTGAGAAAGTTGGCCGTTAAGAGCCCAAACGACATTTCGGTAAAGGACATCCTGGCCCCCCTACCTCCTCTCCTAGACCCTAAGACGCCAGTCAGGGAGGTCATGAAGCTCCTCACAAAATACTCTGTGGCGCTAGTTGTGGACAAGAAACTAAAACCACTGGGTATAATTACTAGGAGTGATTTAATAGGCTACCTAATTAATAGTAATAGGGGGCCGCAGTAG
- a CDS encoding Lrp/AsnC ligand binding domain-containing protein gives MVSAIILINTDAGGEEEVFEKLKSYNEVTEAYIVYGVYDIVAKVEASDMDYLRNFVSSTIRKLPKVRSTLTMIIMEGKSVKK, from the coding sequence TTGGTATCTGCGATAATCCTCATAAATACAGACGCTGGAGGAGAAGAGGAAGTTTTCGAAAAGTTAAAGAGTTACAACGAGGTAACTGAGGCGTACATAGTTTACGGAGTTTACGACATAGTAGCAAAGGTTGAGGCCTCGGATATGGACTACCTCAGGAACTTCGTCAGCTCTACCATAAGGAAACTGCCGAAGGTAAGGTCCACGCTAACTATGATAATAATGGAAGGGAAATCTGTCAAGAAATGA
- a CDS encoding tRNA(Ile)(2)-agmatinylcytidine synthase, with translation MRYVIGVDDHDSPIGGCTTHFSTLLINYFISNGIRVVDFPYLIRLNPNIPWKTRGNAAVKITVEFDGTKRELADLVWEKSLEYVNGFSRGLEFKRKPGVAVLEEERSDELYPIYVKAVSDVVTLDLAKRVAERSGAEVRGYRGIIGSLASIGFKGEATYELITYRQEDYLDKDREVDEESIAYFDELTFPKTFANYDYIKRKPLITPHGKDPVLYGIRGTSVTHLLLGLEVVKTKEPISETMIFKSNQGTDAHLIRPGDKFYQTFRGICTVEKSEVRRGGDVVISCDELHVIVYKETGELNLAAQLLKQGDQVEIVGAVKPSTELGKVIEAEKIRVVSLNAYEYRNPRCSECGGPSESLGKGKGFRCKKCGYKFHGEKMKVEIPRGLSLGTYQARYYRHLTRPIFLEVGEGEKIEFEEVYKRLREILSSMNPKRKP, from the coding sequence ATGAGGTACGTAATAGGAGTAGACGACCACGATTCCCCGATTGGAGGATGTACAACCCATTTTTCTACTTTACTAATAAATTATTTCATTAGTAACGGCATACGCGTAGTTGACTTTCCGTACTTGATAAGGCTTAACCCAAACATTCCTTGGAAGACGAGGGGCAATGCTGCTGTCAAGATCACGGTTGAGTTTGACGGTACTAAGAGGGAGCTAGCAGACCTTGTGTGGGAGAAGTCATTAGAGTACGTTAACGGGTTCTCAAGAGGCCTCGAGTTCAAGAGAAAGCCAGGAGTAGCAGTGCTTGAAGAGGAGAGGTCAGACGAGCTATATCCCATCTACGTAAAGGCGGTATCAGACGTGGTCACCTTGGACCTAGCAAAGAGGGTAGCAGAAAGGTCCGGAGCTGAGGTAAGGGGGTATAGGGGAATTATAGGGTCTTTGGCCTCTATTGGATTTAAGGGTGAAGCGACTTACGAGCTAATAACTTACAGACAGGAGGACTACCTCGACAAGGATAGGGAAGTCGACGAGGAGAGCATAGCGTACTTCGACGAGTTGACGTTTCCCAAGACTTTCGCCAACTACGACTATATAAAGCGTAAACCCCTCATTACACCCCATGGGAAGGACCCGGTGCTCTACGGTATAAGGGGAACTAGCGTAACGCATTTGCTTTTAGGGCTAGAAGTCGTAAAGACTAAGGAACCGATATCCGAAACCATGATATTTAAGTCAAACCAAGGCACGGACGCCCACTTGATTAGGCCAGGGGACAAGTTCTACCAGACTTTTAGGGGGATATGCACAGTCGAGAAATCCGAAGTACGAAGGGGAGGAGACGTCGTAATCTCGTGTGATGAATTGCACGTGATCGTCTACAAGGAAACCGGGGAGTTAAACCTCGCAGCTCAGTTGCTGAAACAGGGAGACCAAGTAGAAATAGTAGGCGCAGTTAAACCCTCCACTGAGCTGGGTAAAGTGATAGAGGCGGAGAAGATAAGGGTAGTGTCGTTAAACGCTTACGAGTACAGAAACCCCAGGTGCTCCGAGTGCGGAGGGCCTTCTGAGTCCTTAGGGAAGGGAAAGGGGTTTAGGTGTAAAAAGTGCGGTTATAAGTTTCACGGAGAGAAGATGAAAGTAGAGATTCCAAGAGGACTTAGCTTGGGCACGTATCAAGCTAGGTACTATAGGCACTTGACCAGGCCCATATTCCTGGAAGTGGGCGAAGGGGAGAAAATTGAGTTCGAGGAAGTGTACAAGAGGCTAAGAGAAATACTGTCTAGTATGAACCCTAAACGAAAACCTTGA
- a CDS encoding radical SAM protein, which produces MSENGNEKDLFYIYATLTCNLSCIHCYVPSSPNLVVKNELSLDEIKKFIDYGKKIKVKGIRLTGGEPLLRKDILEIINYAISKDMSVEVETNGLLIDNNFLKSVSDLNKIYISISLDGPKEVHEKIRGINTFERTVNVLRLLKQYNVKRTIVTTLTIMDWIYDEEKLNSFINLIIDLYPNVWYIHVWVSPAGRAKLLKSPKVKEIYDAIKLFYSLRIKLDGKVPIVLNVPPAVIPEEFTEFMLKDNLLNLGCHWWRIAGISSNGNVSICHRFASFPEMRAGNVRRDDFDKIFSNEILNRREIRLKGICSKCLIKEYCRGFCRADAYEFYRDFNAPHPLCQLFYENGFFNKNFIIGQIFLYFV; this is translated from the coding sequence ATGAGTGAAAACGGAAATGAAAAAGATCTTTTTTACATTTATGCTACGTTAACATGCAATCTATCTTGTATACATTGTTACGTTCCTTCTTCACCTAATTTGGTTGTTAAAAATGAACTCTCTTTAGATGAGATTAAAAAGTTTATAGATTACGGTAAGAAAATAAAGGTTAAGGGAATTAGATTAACAGGTGGAGAACCACTTTTAAGAAAAGATATTCTAGAAATAATAAATTACGCTATATCCAAGGATATGAGTGTAGAGGTAGAGACTAACGGTCTCTTAATAGATAATAATTTTCTTAAATCAGTGTCGGACCTAAACAAGATATATATTAGTATAAGTTTAGACGGTCCTAAAGAAGTTCATGAGAAGATTAGAGGAATTAACACTTTTGAAAGGACAGTTAACGTTTTACGCCTCTTAAAGCAATATAATGTGAAGAGGACAATAGTAACTACCCTTACAATAATGGACTGGATATACGATGAAGAAAAACTGAATAGTTTTATCAACCTTATTATAGACCTATATCCTAATGTATGGTATATTCACGTATGGGTTAGCCCAGCGGGTAGAGCGAAACTCCTTAAGTCTCCTAAGGTTAAAGAGATTTATGACGCTATAAAATTATTCTATTCGTTAAGAATAAAGTTGGATGGAAAGGTTCCTATAGTTCTGAATGTTCCTCCTGCAGTCATTCCAGAGGAGTTCACGGAGTTCATGTTAAAGGATAATCTATTAAATTTAGGTTGCCACTGGTGGAGAATAGCTGGAATAAGTAGTAATGGTAATGTATCAATATGCCATAGATTCGCGTCATTCCCAGAGATGAGAGCTGGAAATGTGAGAAGGGATGATTTTGACAAGATATTTTCAAATGAGATACTTAACAGAAGGGAAATAAGGCTGAAAGGGATATGTAGTAAATGCTTAATAAAAGAGTATTGCAGGGGATTCTGTAGGGCAGACGCCTACGAATTTTACAGAGACTTTAACGCACCGCATCCCCTATGCCAACTATTTTACGAAAACGGGTTCTTTAACAAGAATTTCATAATTGGGCAAATTTTTCTTTACTTTGTTTAG
- a CDS encoding MFS transporter, with amino-acid sequence MNGKHRRIALLYYIYISDYLSSFISMVRNLIFPIYAYELGYSPLIIASFLGIFYLLVALLSYPSLFVVKKIGARNSVLLCNLTDAISLLLLSFNSLTFFYLSFGIISIAQIFASQFTTLIAHNFEESELKGIYSKRYGIAVVGYLSSIGLSAITNYFGIVKYIFLPLGIIYLLTVFFVLLFRPTASEVKNFKLIPSKESILAVIVVRFIGSLITALTISLLQVFYLKIGLNGFDVSIVYLLEYVANLISYRVVDKIKEESLIKYYIPLSVISSILVSLISLRIYAVSVSMLIASDFVGTMVGLVESVLSIKLLKRLNQVEVGNVLKEMFGTFGGMIGVVMEGYLLSLGLYALPFVIRAIMSLVIRVWLYDYYKKMKVI; translated from the coding sequence ATGAATGGCAAACATAGAAGAATTGCATTGCTATACTACATCTATATCTCAGACTATTTGTCCAGCTTCATTAGCATGGTAAGGAATTTAATATTCCCCATTTATGCTTATGAGCTAGGATATTCCCCCTTAATAATCGCATCTTTCTTAGGAATATTCTACTTATTAGTCGCGTTACTATCGTATCCTTCCTTATTCGTGGTTAAGAAGATAGGGGCTAGAAATTCAGTATTATTATGCAACCTAACGGATGCGATATCCCTCCTCCTCTTATCGTTTAACTCCCTGACATTCTTTTATTTATCGTTTGGAATAATTTCTATAGCTCAGATCTTTGCATCTCAATTTACAACTCTAATTGCTCATAACTTTGAGGAGAGCGAACTAAAGGGAATATATTCGAAAAGATATGGCATAGCAGTAGTGGGTTACTTATCCTCTATAGGTCTGTCAGCCATTACGAATTATTTTGGAATAGTCAAATACATATTCTTACCACTAGGGATAATCTATTTGCTAACGGTATTCTTCGTCTTACTATTCAGACCAACTGCATCCGAGGTAAAGAACTTCAAGTTGATACCATCTAAAGAGTCCATTTTAGCAGTGATAGTAGTTCGTTTCATAGGCAGTTTGATAACTGCCTTGACAATATCGCTACTTCAAGTCTTTTACCTAAAAATAGGTTTAAATGGTTTCGATGTTAGTATAGTCTACCTGCTGGAATATGTCGCAAATTTAATATCGTATAGAGTAGTTGATAAGATCAAGGAGGAGTCTTTGATCAAATATTATATCCCGTTGTCTGTCATCTCAAGTATTTTAGTCTCTTTAATATCGTTAAGGATTTACGCAGTAAGTGTATCAATGCTAATTGCATCAGATTTCGTAGGCACAATGGTGGGCCTTGTAGAGTCTGTCCTATCTATCAAGTTATTGAAGAGACTTAACCAGGTTGAAGTTGGTAATGTATTAAAAGAGATGTTTGGAACATTTGGAGGAATGATCGGAGTTGTAATGGAAGGATATCTACTATCGCTTGGACTTTACGCGTTGCCCTTCGTAATAAGAGCTATCATGAGCTTAGTAATTCGAGTTTGGCTCTATGACTACTATAAGAAAATGAAAGTAATTTGA